From Sinorhizobium sp. B11:
AGCGCGGATCATACGTCCCATTGCGAAAGCTGCATCCTTGTCGCCACCAAAGGACTGAAAGACGACCGGCAACTTTCTGTCGCCGAGTGTCTTCAAGATCGCTTCCAGCTGAGCCGGTGTATCCGGCATGATGTCGCCATCCGCCGAGATCCACTGCGTGCATTCTTCCTGGCAATTGCCTTTGTACATCAGGAGGAAGTCCATCGGATGGGTTTTAGGCGCAGGATAGTCTGGGGATACGGTCGCGCTCTTCACAGGCGGCTCAGGGACAGCAGCTTTGGGCGCCGGATGGCGATAGCATGCGGCATCGGCCGCTGCGTCCTGCGCGCAGAGCGGCATGCCGGGCCATTCATTGTAAGCCAGCATATCCGTGATCAGACCCGTCCGAAGTGCTTCAGTCGGCACGACCATCGCCATGCTGTCGGGTGTGGCGCTCATCATCAGGTCAACGATGTCATCGCTGACCCCCATCTCTTTCAGATACGCCTTCAGAGTCGCGCTAGCTTTTTTGCCGAGCTTGGTGGAACTGCTCTGCCCGGTAACTTTGCGGCCAATCTCCTTACGGGAAACTTCCTGCTTCTTCCCATTCACCATCTTGTATTCGATGCGATAGGAAACGCGCATCTTGTTGTAGACGGTCGTGATCTGATGAACGCCGATATAGGCCCACTGAGACGAAACTCGCGTCGTGCCGCCCGCCAAAGCCAGCGGGCACGCAGAAACGCAATATGCGCCATACGAATAGGTGGATCCAGCTGCAGCGCCATTCCGGCCGATGGCAGCTGCGCAACGCAAATCCTCAGGCGGACAGCCTTCCAGCCGCGTGCCACCGACCGCCGTTTCCAGCCCAGCCTTACGAATCATTCGTCCCATTACATAGGCGGCATTCACATCCCCACCTTCGGAACGGAACACGATCGGCAATTTCCGATTCCCGATCTTCTTGAGAATTTTTCTCATTTGGGCAGGTGTGTCGGAGGTTATGCGCCCCTCTGCCGAAATCCATTCCGGACAGTCTTGCTTGCAGACAGATTTATGCACGATGACGAAGCTCATCGGTGGATGTTCCGACTGCTTCTGCTCTGCGGCCTGCAAAAGCGCAATTGGAAGGCTGGAAAGAACTAAAGCAAGTATTATTCGAGAAAACAGATATTTTACGGAAAGGAAAATTGCAAAGCGCACGAGTAGATTGCCTCAGTTGCATCCGATCATACGCTTAGCAATTGATTTGAACGGCAGCAAGCGGGGTTCCCACAGACTTGCTGCCATTTCATTACTTCATTCGCCCATCGCGATCAGGCTAGCATTGCCCCCAGCCGCGGCGGTGTTTACCGAGATCACCTGTTCCAGCGCAAAACGCTGCAGATAGGCCGGACCGCCAGCCTTGAAGCCGGTGCCGGAAAGGCTAGAGCCACCAAACGGCTGGGTGCCGACAACGGCACCGATCATGTTGCGGTTGACATAGATATTGCCGGTATCGAGCGCATCGGTGACGGTGCGGATCGTCGATTCGATACGGCTGTGGATGCCGAGCGTCAGGCCGTAGCCGGAAGCCTGGATCTCCTGCAACACTTTCGGCAATTCCTTCGCCTTCCATCTGACGATGTGCAGAACCGGACCGAAGACCTCCTTGGTCAGCGCGGCAGCCTTGTCGAGCTCGACGATATGCGGCGCAAAGAAGCTGCCGCCGGCAGGCGCCTTGCCGGCAAAACGCACCTTCTGCGTCTTCTGCATGTCGGCGATATGGGCCTCCAGCATAGCCTTCTGCTTGTCGTCGATGATCGGGCCGACATCGGTGGTTTCGAGTGCGGGGTCACCGAGCTGCAGTTCGCGCGCCGCGCCTTCGATCATCTGCGTCATGTGCTCTGCCACATCCTCCTGCAGGAAGAGCAGGCGCAGTGCCGAGCAGCGCTGACCGGCAGAACGGAAGGCCGAGAGGACCACGTCGTCAGCCACCTGCTCACCGAGAGCCGTCGCATCGACCACCATCGCATTGAGCCCACCGGTTTCGGCAATCAGCGGCACGATCGGCCCATCCTTGGCGGCGAGCGCACGGTTGATCGCCCAGGCCGTCTTCGTCGACCCGGTGAAAGCCACACCGGCAAGGGCTGCATGTGCCGTGATCGCAGCACCGACATCGGGACCGCCGGGCACAAAAAGCAGCGCATCTTCCGGCACGCCGGCCTTGTGGAACAGCTTGACCGCCTCATAGGCAATGAGAGGGGTCTGCGGCGCCGGCTTTGCGAGCACGGCATTGCCGGACACGAGGGCTGCCGAAACCTGCCCGAGGAAGATCGCCAGAGGGAAGTTCCAGGGCGAGATGCAGGCAAAGACGCCACGCCCGCGCCAGAGGTAGCGATTGTCCTCACCGGTCGGCCCCGGCATCTTCGTGACAGTGCCAAACAGCCGGCGTGCCTCATCGGCATAGTAGCGGCAGAAATCCACGGCTTCGCGTACTTCGGCCACACCGTCATCGAGCGTCTTGCCGGCCTCAGCTGCCAGAAGCACCAGCAGCCTGTCGCGGTTTTCCTCTATGAGGTCGGCCATGCGCTCCAGTGCCGATGCACGTTCCTCGACGGAGCGCCGCGACCATGTCTTGAAACCCTTGGCCGCAATCGCAAAAGCCTTGTCGATATCGGCTGCGGTGGCATTGCGCACCGAACCGACGGTCTTCGAATGATTGGAGGGCGAAACCACGGAAACGTCGGAACCGCTGGCCGCGACGCCGGGGATCAGCGGCGTCGCGGAAATGGCAGCAATGCCCTTGCCGATATTGCCCATCAGCCTCTCGAGCGTCGCACGATGGCCGAATTCCAGCCCCGCACTGTTCTTGCGCTTGCCATAGAGCTGCAATGGCAAGGGAATCTTGCTGTTGCGCGCGCTGGCCCCGACATCGAATTCGAGCTTGTCGACCGGACGCTCCAGCAGCGCCTTGATCGGCACGTTCTTGTCGCCGGCCATGGCGACGAAGGAAGAGTTGGCGCCATTTTCGAGCAGACGTCGGACGAGATAGGCGAGCAGGTCGCGATAACCGCCGACCGGCGCATAGATGCGGCAGGCGATGCGGTCGTTGGTATCAAGCAGATGATTGTAGAGGCTCTCGCCCATGCCATGCAGGCGCTGGAACTCGAAGCCGGAGCGATCATTGCCCGCAAGCTCGAGAATGGTGGAAACCGTCAGCGCGTTATGCGTGGCAAATTGCGGAAAGATGCGCGCCCGTTTGGCAAGCATGTGCTGCGCACAGGCAAGGTAGGAAAGGTCCGTCGCCTGCTTGCGTGTCCAGACCGGATAATCATCAAGCCCGCGCTCCTGGGCGCGCTTCACCTCGGTATCCCAGTAGGCGCCCTTGACGAGACGCACCATCATGCGGCGCCCGAGCTTTGCGCAGAGTTCGTCGATATAGTCAATCACGGCAACTGCACGCTTCTGATAGGCTTGGATAGCCAGGCCGAAACCATCCCAGCCGGCGAGCGACGGATCGGAAAAGACCGCGGCGATCACGTCCAGCGAAAGCTCGAGCCGGTCGGCCTCTTCGGCGTCGATGGTGAAATTGAGCTGATGTGCCTTCGCCATCTGCGCGAGCTTCAGGAGATCAGGCACCAGCTCCTTCATCACCCGGTCGCGATGCGTGGCTAGGTAACGTGGATGCAGCGCCGAAAGCTTGACGGAAATACCCATGCGGTCGGGCAGTTCCTTGCCCTTGCCGTTCTTCGCCATCCAGCCGCCGATCGCCTCGATCGCCATCGCATAGGATTGCCAGTAACGCTTGGCGTCTTCGGCGGTGCGGGCACCCTCGCCCAGCATGTCGAAGGAATGGCGATAGCCCTTTTCCTCACTCTTGGCAGCGCGGTTCAGCGCGTCCTTGATCGTCTCGCCGAGCACGAAATGATGACCGAGGAAACGCATGGCCTGCTTGGTGGCGTTGCGGACGGTCGGCAGGCCCATGCGTTTGACAAGACCCCGCACCACACCTTCAGGCGTTTCGCCGGGCCTGATGATGCGGGCCGAAAGGCCAAGTGCCCAGGCCGAAGCGGAAACGAACCAGCTGTCGGCCTTGCCTTCATGCTCGCTCCAGCCGCCTTCCTTCAGCTTGTCCTCGATCAGCTTGTCCTGCGTCAGCGCATCGGGTACGCGCAGCAGCGCTTCGGCAAGCACCATCAGCGCCAGGCCCTCCTTGGTGGAGAGCCCGTATTCCCTGAGGAAGTCCTCAACGCCGCCGATCGATCCGGAATTGCTGCGGATCGCCTCGATCATGCCGCCGGCGCGCTTGTCGATCGCCCCGTCCTGGGAGGCCGAAAAGCGCAGGCCTTCAGCAAAACCATGCAGCAGGCGGTCATCGTCACCGGCAAATGGAGCGTTGAACAGGGCAAAAGGCGTGGAAATCTGGGTCGGCATGTAGTGTTCTCCGTGATTTCGGCAACATAGCTGTTCATTCGTGGTGTTTTTCACTAAACTGAGGCTGACCAACACGATCTTCGCCTACAGACCGCCTGAAAGGCCGCGAAAAATGAAAGAACTCGACCGTCTTGACCGCAAGATTCTCCGCGCACTGCAGAAGGAAGGGCGGCTTTCCAACATAGAGCTCGCTGAACGCGTCAACCTGTCTCCAACGGCCACTGCCGAGCGCGTGAAGCGACTGAGCCGGGACGGTTATATCACGGGCTATATGGCAATCCTTTCACCGGAAAAACTCGGCCGCAGCCTCCTCGTCTTCGTACAGGTTAAACTTGACCGCACCACGCCTGATGTTTTCGACGCATTTGCTGCGGCAGTAAAACGCAGCGACGACGTGATGGAATGTCATATGGTCGCGGGAGGCTTCGACTATCTTGTAAAGGCGCGCATGGCGGGGATGGATGCTTATCGCCAATTCCTCTCGGAAGTGATTCTTTCCCTCCCCGGCGTACGCGAGACACACACCTATGCGGTCATGGAGGAAGTGAAAGGGACAGCGCTTCTACCCGTATAGGCGGTAAATCAACTTAGGCGCGTTTTTCACTGGTTAATTTTTCAGAAAATGAATTAATCAGTGTGTGCTAAGTCAATTAGGGCTAGCATGCCCGCGTATTTACGTATTTGATAGCGGTAACATGGGGACCTGCGGGGGCACATAATGTCTTACATGACTACCTCTGAAAGGCAGTCATTGCTATCGAGCGAATTGGCAGTGGCCCGCACACGCGGCCTGTTCGGGCAAGCGCTTGGAAGGGTGGCAGCCGCATTCGGTTTTGAGCATATCACTCTGCTGAACGCCCCGGCGAAAGAAGATTTGCTGCTCAAACCGCTGATCATCGAGAGCTCGCTCCCGGTTTCCTACATCAGGGATTTCGACCGCGGGCATATGCTGCGGGCATGTCCCTTCGCCGCGCGCATGAGAGAATCGGCGGTGCCGCAGGTCTGGCATCTCAACGATCCCGCCCATGCCCAGTCTTTCCCGGCCGGCATCAGGAATTTGATGCTGCAGCATGGCATGACCGCCGGTATCGCGATGCCCGTCAACTCTGGGGATGGACAGCGCCTCGTCTTCTGGTTCGGTGGCGAACGCGCATCCCTCGGACAGAGCGAGATCAATGAACTCGCGATGATTATTCTCTACGCCCTCGACACCTACAATACGGTCAAGCGCAATGAGGAGAGTTCCCACAACGCGCTCTCGGCACGCGAGCTCGAGGTCGTGCGATGGACCGCGCAAGGCAAGACCTCGATCGAGATCGGCCAGATCCTGGCGCTCTCGGATCACACGGTAAATGCCTATATGACCAACGCAATTAAAAAACTCGATTGCGTCAACCGCACTCAGTTGGTAGCAAAAGCCATCCGATTGAAGCTGATCAACTGAGGAATCAGAAGAGAATCAGCGCGTCATCCCAATCAGGGGGAAACCGTGCCTCTTCGTTTCGAACAGCCGGCCGTCGAACATCGGCTGCAATCGCGTGCCCACATTGGTGTCACAGATGCCGAAGCGCTCACCATGTTCGCGGCCTACCGCCTCTTCGGCTTCTGGCGGATGAACATCGAGACCGGACATTTCTTCGCCAGCGAAGACGTACATGAGATTTTCGATCTTCCCTACAGCGAAGGTCCGGTCAACCTGACCGAACTCATGTCGCGCATCCATCCGGAAGACCGGCTGCTGATCGCCGAAACCTTCGAGCAGGCGAGCCTTCACCGTGTCGGCTTCCACTATGTCTATCGCGTCGACAACGGGCTCGGCGGCTACAAGATGGTGCGCTCCGTCGGGCAGTTCCGCGACGATGCCAGCGGCGGCGGCATCGTCGGCATCACCTATGAATTCGTCGAGAAGCTGCGCATCCTCGGCTTCGAAGACAACGGCGATTCTGCCTAGCGGCTAAGAAGCCAGGGCATCTGCCGTGCGTCCGAATGGACGTTCCGCGCTCTAGCGGTCCAAAACCGAGCGAATTTCAACGAGATTCGAACGCACCCTCAATATATAGAAGCCCATCGTGGCGAGGTGGCTCGGCATGATCCAGCCGTCTTCACGTCCGTTGGAAATGATGGCCGGCTGGATGCGAAGTGCTGCCTGGAACTGGCGTGTCGTACCCGACCAGATGGCGCCGAGATTTCGCTCCGACACAACCTGAGAGAAGTCCGCCTGTGCGGCCGACAAAATCGCGTAATAAGCGTAGAGCTGACCATATGCGAACCAGAATCGGTCGTCAGCACGCGTGTCGAACCAGCCGCGATCGTGATTTTCCGAGCGTTCGGCCAGCATGTCGGATGTGCTGCCGAGATCGTTGGCGATACGGTCGATGAACTGGATGAGGTTGTCGGCGCGACCGTCGAAAACGGCATTGCAGCCAGCCAGATCCGTATTGAACTTCCGCAGGCTATCGATCGCGGTGCGATAATAGGCCGGCGTCGGTGTCTTCGGTCCGAACGGGTTCAGGCCGAAATACCAGCTGTACTCATCGAACTGCAGATTGCCGCGCGCATTCTGCAGATCGCTATTTATGCCGGACGTACCGCGCACGCGCCCCAGCGTATCCACCAGTTCCACGGACGTACGGCGAACGGCCTGATTGATGCCGCGCTGGAAGGATGCCTTGTTGTCGAGAAAGGGCGTGTGATCCCAATCGATGCCGAAGAAGCCCATCTTGTAGAGCACCATCGACGAAATCCAGGCATTCTGGTTGACGTTGAAATCCGTCAGATCGGCAGCGACATCGACGATTGCCGAACGCTGGCAGCTCTTGGCGGCAGTCCCGTCCGCCGCCGGAATTTCCTGCCCTGCCGGCACCTTTCGATCCGAAAGACGATATTGATCGACAAAGTTCGTGTTGAAATTCGACCAGACCTGCGTCTGCCAGATGAAATAGCCATAGAGGACGACGAGAAGCGCGAAAAAGCCGATTATCGGCAGCCGGATCGCCCAGGTCCGCCGCGCATACCATCCGTGCGCGGCCAGGAAGGGCCAGAAGGCCCAGGCGGCAAAAAGGCGAACCCAGCGGCCGATCGTCTGGCCGATCAGTCTGAAAAAACCGGCAATCCGGTCGAACATCGTCGTCGTCTCCTGTCAGGCGGCGAAATGAGGGTATCCCTCCCCACCACATATGCGCTCGATCGCTCAAGTACAACAACAGACAAGGATATTTCGGCCAGTGGCACGCGATCTGTCAGGGACGGCAGCCTGCCCTCGCCGCCCTGTCAGGAACGCAGCGAACGCAGAAAGCCGAGGCCGAATACGGGGGATTTTCGTACCACGTCGATCAACGGTGCATCCGAGGGTTCATCGGCATAGGCCGGAAATTTGCGGGCAAAGTCCTGGTCTGCGCGGCTCTTTCGCTGGACCAGATCCTGAGGCACCAGCATGCCCTTTTCGAAAAGCGCTATGGATGCGGCGATATTTGGGAAGAGCTCCGGCTTGATCCTTACTTTCATGCCCGGACGGTCGGTGTCGACCTGTGCCTGGTAGATGACGAGCCGCTCCTCCGTATCGACCGATAGCTTGCGGATGAGCGCATTGCAGCCGGCGATACGGCCGTTCAACCTGTCGACGAAGGTCTGGAACATGCCGATGAAGCGTTCGCGCCGCTGGCTTTCGTCGCGCATCGCATGTTCCTCGACGGAAATGCGCTCTGCCTCCGCTTTCAGCGCGAGGCGCTCCGCCTCCATCTGCTCCCAATGCGCCTTGTTGCCGTAGACGCCGATGCGACCCTGTGCGTTCAATGCCTTGGCGTTGAGCTCCTTCATCCGCATTCGCGCAATATCAATCTCGTCGACGAGTCGTCGCCGGTGCTCGACAATG
This genomic window contains:
- a CDS encoding Lrp/AsnC ligand binding domain-containing protein, encoding MKELDRLDRKILRALQKEGRLSNIELAERVNLSPTATAERVKRLSRDGYITGYMAILSPEKLGRSLLVFVQVKLDRTTPDVFDAFAAAVKRSDDVMECHMVAGGFDYLVKARMAGMDAYRQFLSEVILSLPGVRETHTYAVMEEVKGTALLPV
- the putA gene encoding bifunctional proline dehydrogenase/L-glutamate gamma-semialdehyde dehydrogenase PutA, giving the protein MPTQISTPFALFNAPFAGDDDRLLHGFAEGLRFSASQDGAIDKRAGGMIEAIRSNSGSIGGVEDFLREYGLSTKEGLALMVLAEALLRVPDALTQDKLIEDKLKEGGWSEHEGKADSWFVSASAWALGLSARIIRPGETPEGVVRGLVKRMGLPTVRNATKQAMRFLGHHFVLGETIKDALNRAAKSEEKGYRHSFDMLGEGARTAEDAKRYWQSYAMAIEAIGGWMAKNGKGKELPDRMGISVKLSALHPRYLATHRDRVMKELVPDLLKLAQMAKAHQLNFTIDAEEADRLELSLDVIAAVFSDPSLAGWDGFGLAIQAYQKRAVAVIDYIDELCAKLGRRMMVRLVKGAYWDTEVKRAQERGLDDYPVWTRKQATDLSYLACAQHMLAKRARIFPQFATHNALTVSTILELAGNDRSGFEFQRLHGMGESLYNHLLDTNDRIACRIYAPVGGYRDLLAYLVRRLLENGANSSFVAMAGDKNVPIKALLERPVDKLEFDVGASARNSKIPLPLQLYGKRKNSAGLEFGHRATLERLMGNIGKGIAAISATPLIPGVAASGSDVSVVSPSNHSKTVGSVRNATAADIDKAFAIAAKGFKTWSRRSVEERASALERMADLIEENRDRLLVLLAAEAGKTLDDGVAEVREAVDFCRYYADEARRLFGTVTKMPGPTGEDNRYLWRGRGVFACISPWNFPLAIFLGQVSAALVSGNAVLAKPAPQTPLIAYEAVKLFHKAGVPEDALLFVPGGPDVGAAITAHAALAGVAFTGSTKTAWAINRALAAKDGPIVPLIAETGGLNAMVVDATALGEQVADDVVLSAFRSAGQRCSALRLLFLQEDVAEHMTQMIEGAARELQLGDPALETTDVGPIIDDKQKAMLEAHIADMQKTQKVRFAGKAPAGGSFFAPHIVELDKAAALTKEVFGPVLHIVRWKAKELPKVLQEIQASGYGLTLGIHSRIESTIRTVTDALDTGNIYVNRNMIGAVVGTQPFGGSSLSGTGFKAGGPAYLQRFALEQVISVNTAAAGGNASLIAMGE
- a CDS encoding PAS domain-containing protein, translating into MPLRFEQPAVEHRLQSRAHIGVTDAEALTMFAAYRLFGFWRMNIETGHFFASEDVHEIFDLPYSEGPVNLTELMSRIHPEDRLLIAETFEQASLHRVGFHYVYRVDNGLGGYKMVRSVGQFRDDASGGGIVGITYEFVEKLRILGFEDNGDSA
- a CDS encoding DUF2333 family protein translates to MFDRIAGFFRLIGQTIGRWVRLFAAWAFWPFLAAHGWYARRTWAIRLPIIGFFALLVVLYGYFIWQTQVWSNFNTNFVDQYRLSDRKVPAGQEIPAADGTAAKSCQRSAIVDVAADLTDFNVNQNAWISSMVLYKMGFFGIDWDHTPFLDNKASFQRGINQAVRRTSVELVDTLGRVRGTSGINSDLQNARGNLQFDEYSWYFGLNPFGPKTPTPAYYRTAIDSLRKFNTDLAGCNAVFDGRADNLIQFIDRIANDLGSTSDMLAERSENHDRGWFDTRADDRFWFAYGQLYAYYAILSAAQADFSQVVSERNLGAIWSGTTRQFQAALRIQPAIISNGREDGWIMPSHLATMGFYILRVRSNLVEIRSVLDR
- a CDS encoding LuxR family transcriptional regulator — translated: MSYMTTSERQSLLSSELAVARTRGLFGQALGRVAAAFGFEHITLLNAPAKEDLLLKPLIIESSLPVSYIRDFDRGHMLRACPFAARMRESAVPQVWHLNDPAHAQSFPAGIRNLMLQHGMTAGIAMPVNSGDGQRLVFWFGGERASLGQSEINELAMIILYALDTYNTVKRNEESSHNALSARELEVVRWTAQGKTSIEIGQILALSDHTVNAYMTNAIKKLDCVNRTQLVAKAIRLKLIN